The sequence AAGGTGCTGACTGTCTATTTTCTTCTCGGCGGTCTGGCCATTGCTTGCCCGGTTTCATTGCTGCGAACCAACTCTGCCCTCGGCGTGTGGACAGGCATTGCTGCGGCTGTCTCAGGCCCGGTGGGGATTCTTATCGGATTTGGACTCCTGTTCAAGAAGAAATGGCCGAGGCGGGCGGTTGTGGCTTTGCCGGCCGCCGGATATGCTCTTGTGTTTGCTCAATCAGTTTCCGCGCCAGGCACCACCGCTACCGGTAGTGTGATTTTGAAATTAGTTGCTCATCTGGCGGCTGCTTTGATCTTGATGAAGCTTTGCTATTGGTATTTTTTTGAGGAAAGTAAAGTTCGTTCATGGTTTGAAGTTTCTTAGAACTGGAGGATAGACGTGACAAGCGTATTTAGGGAATTTGTTGCTCCGCAGTCCTTGGTGCTGGATCCTTTGTCCGTGAAGTTTTGGATGGGCGCGATGACAGCCATGATTTGCGGTACCCTGATCGGGTTGGACCGGCAAGTCCGTGGAAAGCCGGCCGGCGTGCGCACCAGCACCTTGATTTGTTTAGGGACCTACATTTATGTTTGGCTGGGCATGGCTTTTGCGGGCCCTGATGCAGATCCACTCCGCATTTTGGGCCAAGTCGTCACCGGCATCGGCTTTCTCGGAGCCGGAGTCATGTTCAATAAAGAAGGAGGTGTGGTCGGGGTCACTTCAGCCAGCGTTATCTGGATATTGGCTGCGATCGGGGCCATGGTGGGGATGAGCCAGTACTCTGCCGCCTTAATGGTGACTCTTTTGGTGCTGAGTGTATTGGTTGGGGTGGACAAGCTGGAAAAGGGCTTCATGGAGCTTCGACAGGGGGTTCATAGCCGCTCTGATCTCGAAGTGCAAAAATCCGGGAACAAGGATCAAAACTGACAAGTTTCGGGGACCGTAAAATTGGGCTTCCTTGTGATCCTCTGGGGTCCCGCCCAGGAGCACTCAGAGCCGGCCATAGAAATAGACATCCTTGGAAATCCGCAACTCCAATTCGTTTCTGACAATCCAGCCCAAATTACAACTGACCAAAGGGAACATTAAATTAAGCTGGCCCTTTCCCGAGAGTCCACACCCCATGTAAGAAATCTTGCATTGCGTTTTCTAAGGGTTACAAAAGGCTAGCTTTTGCCCAAATTCCGAATAAGTATTTCAATACAAGGATATTACATAACGTACTATTGACAAAAGAGTTGTGAGTGATAGGTTTTTTGGAGGGAGACTCATAATCGGGTTCTTCGCTTGTACTTACCGAGCCATTTTAGATAAAGGGGGAGAAGATGCTCCGGTTGTCCGTTCGACTAGGATTTACACTGGGTTTGCTTTGCTTCTTGTTTATGTGCGCTGTTGCTCAGGCACAAGAGATTCCTTCGACTGTCCGGGGAGCATT is a genomic window of Candidatus Omnitrophota bacterium containing:
- a CDS encoding MgtC/SapB family protein; the encoded protein is MGAMTAMICGTLIGLDRQVRGKPAGVRTSTLICLGTYIYVWLGMAFAGPDADPLRILGQVVTGIGFLGAGVMFNKEGGVVGVTSASVIWILAAIGAMVGMSQYSAALMVTLLVLSVLVGVDKLEKGFMELRQGVHSRSDLEVQKSGNKDQN